The sequence GGCGCTGCGCAACGCCGACCGGGTGAGATACAGCCGCTCCCGCGCGCGCGTGATGCCCACGTACGCCAGGCGCCGCTCCTCCTCCAGCTCCTTGGTCTGGCCGAGGGCCCGCATGTGCGGGAAGACGCCGTCCTCCATGCCCGTCAGGAACACCACCGGGAACTCCAGGCCCTTGGCGGTGTGCAGGGTCATCAGTGTGATGACGCCGCCGCCGTCCTCTTCGTCGGGGATCTGGTCGGAGTCGGCCACCAGCGCGACCTGCTCCAGGAAGTCGGACAGGGTCCCCTGCTCGCCCTCCCCGCGCTCCTGCTCGAACTCCAGGGCCACGGCCGCGAGTTCCTGGAGGTTCTCGATCCGGGTCTCGTCCTGCGGGTCGGTGGAGGACTGCAGTTCGGCCAGATAACCGGTGCGCTCCAGGACCGCTTCGAGCACGGTGGCCGGTCCGGCGCCGGACTCGACGATCGTGCGCAGCTCCTCCATCAGCGTGTTGAACCGCTTGACCGCGTTGGTCGAGCGCGCGGCCATGCCGTACGCCTCGTCCACCCGCTTCAGGGCCTGCGGGAAGCTGATCTTCTCGCGCTGGGCGAGGGCGTCGATCATCGCCTCCGCGCGCTCGCCGATGCCCCGCTTGGGCACGTTGAGGATGCGGCGCAGCGGCACCGAGTCCTCGGGGTTGGCGAGGACGCGCAGATACGAGAGGACGTCCCGGACCTCCTTGCGTTCGTAGAAGCGGACGCCGCCGACGACCTTGTAGGGCAGGCCGACGCGGATGAAGACCTCTTCGAAAACACGGGACTGGGCGTTGGTGCGGTAGAAGACGGCGACGTCCGAGGCGCGCGCCTCGCCCGCGTCGACCAGGCGGTCTATCTCGTCGGCGACGAACTGGGCCTCGTCGTGCTCGGTGTCGGCGACGTACCCGGTGATCCTGGCGCCCTGGCCGGCGTTGGTCCACAGGTTCTTCGGGCGGCGGGACTCGTTGCGCTCGATGACCGCGTTGGCGGCGGACAGGATGGTCTGCGTGGAACGGTAGTTCTGCTCCAGCAGGATCGTCGTCGCGTCCGGGTAGTCCTCCTCGAACTGGAGGATGTTGCGGATCGTCGCGCCCCGGAAGGCGTAGATCGACTGGTCCGCGTCGCCTACGACGCACAGCTCGGCCGGCGGGATGTCGTGCTCGTCCGGCGGTGTGTCCGCCTCGCCGGCGCGCTCCCCGGTGCCGACGAGTTCCCGTACGAGGGCGTACTGGGCGTGGTTGGTGTCCTGGTACTCGTCGACCAGGACGTGCCGGAAGCGGCGGCGGTAGTGCTCGGCGACGTCCGGGAAGGCGCGCAGCAGGTTGACCGTCGTCATGATCAGGTCGTCGAAGTCCAGCGCGTTCGCCTCGCGCAGCCGCGACTGGTACAGGGCGTAGGCCTGGGCGAGGGTCTTCTCGAAGCCGTCGGCGGCCTGGGCGGCGAAGTCCTCCTCGTGGATCAGCTCGTTCTTCAGGTTGCTGATCTTGGCGCTGAAGGACTTGGGCGGGAAACGCTTGGGGTCGAGGTCCAGGTCGCGGCAGACCAGGGCCATCAGACGCTTGCTGTCGGCGGCGTCGTAGATCGAGAACGACGAGGTGAAGCCGAGCTTCTTGCTCTCCCGGCGCAGGATGCGCACGCACGCGCTGTGGAAGGTCATCACCCACATCGCGTTCGCGCGCGGGCCGACGAGCTGCTCGACGCGCTCCTTCATCTCGCCCGCGGCCTTGTTGGTGAAGGTGATCGCGAGGATCTGGCCCGGGTGGACGTTCCGCTCGGCCAGCAGGTGGGCGATGCGGTGGGTGAGCACGCGGGTCTTGCCGGAACCGGCGCCGGCGACGATGAGCAGCGGGGAGCCGGCGTGCACGACGGCGGCGCGCTGGTTCTCGTTCAGCCCCTCCAGGAGGGCCGCCGCGTCCAGCGCGGGGCGCGGGGCGCCGTCGCGGTAGTGGGTGTCCCGGTCGGGCGGCAGGTCGAACTTCCCGCCGAACAGATCGTCCGGAATCGGCTCCGGAGCGTGATCGTCCTCGGGCGGCGGAGGCACCTCCTCGTGCCCGCGGGGGGTCTGGAGGTCCGCCAGGAAGCTGTCGTCAAAGAGGCTGCTCATCGCTCTCCGAGTCTAGGGCGCCCCACCGACAACCGGTCCCCGTCCCCGGAACATGGCCCGTTCCCGGGGTGGTTGATCTTTCCGGCGCACGGCGTCACCCAGCGGAAGTACCTGGTCACCGATGCGCGCACCGGCCGCAGGTCACGGAAATGTATCGGACATAGCGGCCACCAACCTTCACAGAAGACTCACGAGTTGGCTAGGTTGCCGTCAGGCCGCACGACACCCTCTCCGGCGAACGTCGCCGGGCCGTACGGCCTCCGCCGAGTCCGGCGCCCCGCGCGGCGCCCGGAGCCGGGGACCCACCGATCCCGGGGCGAATCGGCCGACTCCCGCCGGGACGACGCCGTAGGGCGACCCTTCCCGGCGTCCGCCCGGACCCACCCGGCAGGCGGCAGCACGGAAGGAGTCGCCTCCCTTGGCGTCGCACCGCAAGCCGCGCCCCGGCGGCACCCAGACGACGGGCATCCGCACTCCCGCCCTCGCCACCGCCGCGCTCACCTCCATGGCCGTGCTCACCCAGTCCGCCGAGGCCCTCTCCCCGACCGGCCACGCCGGACCGACCCCGGAGGAGATCGAACGAAAGATCGACGACTTCTACCGCCAAGCGGAGTCGGCGATGGAGACGACGTCCGGGGGCGGCAGGGCTCGGGCGGGACGGGGCGGCCGGGGGATTGTGAATGAGCGGGGTGAGCGGGGTGAGCCGGGCGGCCGTGGGGAGCGAGGGGCAGGTTCGGAGCTGAGGGCGCGCGCGGAGCTGGATGGGAGCGCGGACGGGAGTCGGCGCGGGGAGCGCGCCTTGGGCGCGGGGCAGGGCGGGCGCGCGGAGCGGGCGGGGCTCGCCGAGTGGACTGGGCGGAGTGCGGAGAGCGGGCGCGCGGGCAGGGCCGGGCGCGCGGGCGGAGGCGCCGTACGGGGCGAGCGGACCGAATCCGGCGGAGGCATCGGACGGGGCGGGCGCCCCGAAGCGGACGGCGGCACCCGAGGGGGCGAGCGGCCGGAACCAGCCGCACGCACCGGATGGGACGGGCGTCCGGAGGCGGGCAGGTGGGCCGTGACGAGCGGGCGCGCCGAGACTCCGCGCGGTGCGGACGGCAGTCTTCAGCGGCTCCGCGACGAGGTCGCGCGGCGGGCCCGGCAGCGCACTTGGCCCACCGCCCGGGGTGTGATCGCGGTCCAGGGCGGCACTGCGGCAGGGCAGGCCGAGCGCGGAACGGCCGGAACGGAGCACGGAACGGGCCGACCGGAGCCAGGCACAGGCATGGAGCAGGCCGGGCCCGGTACGAGCCGGACCGAGCCGGGCATAGGCCAGGCCGAGCGCATCACGCACGCCACCGCTCACGCCGAGCGCGCTACCGGCCCCACCGGACAAGAGGCCGGCCGTCCCGAGCGCACCCCCGGCCGCCCCAGGCCCGCTACCGGCCGCCCGGAGCGCGCCACCCCCACCGGACACACGACCCTCGCTCCACCCCTCCGAGCCACCCTCGCTCCACCGCTTCAGGCCGTCCCGACGCCCGCTGTAGCCACGCCGGTCCCGGCCGGCGCGGCGGGCGCGCGGGACGCCGTCGCGGTGGCGGCCTCGGCGGACAGGCGGCCGGACACGTCCGCCGGCGGTCCGAAGGCGGCCAAGGCCACCGTCGGGAAAAAGCTCGCCCACGCGCGAGTGCTGCTGTCCAGGCGGGCCGCCCAGGCCCCCGCGACACCCGCCGGCGCCTACGCGACCAAGGCCGGCAAGGCCGTCGCCTTCGCCCGGGCCCAGCTCGGCAAGCCCTGTGTGTGGGGCGCCGCAGGCCCCGGCTCCTACGACTGCGCCGGACTCACCCAGGCCGCCTGGAAGTCCGCCGGCGTCACCCTCCCGCGCACGGCGCCCGCGCAGGCCGGCGCCGGCACCCCGGTTCCGCCTGCCGAGGCCCGCGCCGGTGACCTGGTCTTCTTCCACGACGGCGCCGGCCACGTAGGGCTCTGCACGGGTGACGGCATGATGATCCACGCGCCGAGGCCGGGCGCGTACGTCCGCGAGGAGCCGGTCGCCGCGCTCGGCGGGTCGGCCGTCCACAGCGTGGTACGGCCGGGCTGACGCCGAGACGCGCGGGAGATCAGGTCCAGAGGACGGCGATGAAGATGTTGACCATGGTCAGCAGCCCGACCAGCCCGAAGATCCCCTTGTCGATCCGCTCCTCGTCACGCTTCACATAGACGAGGCCGAGGATCACGATCAGCAGGGCCAGCTTGACCCCGAGCTTGATGTTGTTGAGGTGGTGGTCCTCGGCCTGGTCGAGCCCGACCAGAGCCACGCCGGTGACCAGCATGGTGATCGCGCCGTGCAGCATCCCGGGCACGAACCGGGCCGTGCCCTGGCCCATCGCCTTCATCTGGGTTAGGAAACCGCCGAGCAGCGCGGCGATGCCGATGATGTGCAGGCCGACGAAGAGATGGATGAGTACGTCCATGGAGCCGGAGCCTAGCCAGCCCCCACCGGTCGCCCTGCCACCGGCCCCCGCCGGCACCCCGCCCCACCCTCGACGCCGCCCCCCAAGCCCCGACCGGATCACGCATACCGGATCGCGCATAAACGCGCCCCACAGCGCCCATAGCACCCCACCACCCCCGCCAGTCACCGTTTCCCCGCTTCGGTCATCACGCCCCGTGAAAACGACGACTCCGGACCGATCACGCGATCACTGCGGCCACGCCACGATCAGCGCGGACCAGTTCCGCACACCGTGTCACCATTCCGTCACCATCCGTCCTAACGTCCTCCCCCAGGTGACCGGCTTCCCCTCGCCGCCCGGACCGGGGCGGCAACCGGCCGCCTACGCCGAGAAAGACCCGGCGGCGGCCACTCCCCCTGCACGGGCCGCCCCGGGCCGCACGGACGACCGCTCGGTCGTACGAGTCGTACGGAAGGACGTGACGGTTCCAGGTGGCAGCCCACCGCAAGCCCCCGCAACGCCCGCTCACCGGCCATACGGTCCGGACGGCCGCCACTCTCGCCCTGGCGGGCGCGGCCACCGTGACCTGCTTCGACGGAACGGGCCACGCCGAGCCGCAGCTGACGCCGGCGCAGGTGAAGGTCCGGGTGGAGACGCTGTACCGGGAGGCCGAGGCCGCGACCGAGAAGTACAACGGGGCGAAGGAGGAGGCGGACGCGGCCCAGCGGCGGCTGAGCGCCCTGCAGGACCAGACCGCGCGCAGGCGGATGAGGCTGGACGCGGCCCGGAACGCCCTGGGCTCGATCGCGGCGGCGCAGTACCGGGACGGCGCCATCGACCCGGCCTGGCAGCTGGCCCTCTCCAGCGACCCCGACCGGTACCTGGACGGTGCCGCGTTCGCCGAGCGGGCCGGTGACCGGCAGGCCGCCGCGGTGTCGCGGGTGCGCGGGCAGCTGCGGGAGATCGAGCGGCTGCGCGGTGCCGCACGCATCGAGGTGAAGTCACTGCGGTCCCGGCAGGCCGAGCTGCGCCGGCAGAAGAGGACCGTCACCGGCAAGCTGGACGAGGCCCGGCGGCTGCTCGGGCGGCTGACTCCCCGGGAGCGCGCCGAGGCCACCGCCGACGCCGGCGCCCCGGCGGGACGCGTCTCCCGGTCGGCCGCCGATCCGCGGGAGTCACTGGAGCGGGCCGGATCCGTCCTGGCACCCGGCGGACGCGCCGCCGTGGCCGTCGCCTACGCGTACGGCAAGCTCGGCAGCCCCTACGTGTGGGGCGCCACCGGTCCGAACGCCTTCGACTGCTCGGGCCTGGTCCAGGCCGCCTACCGCGCCGCCGGTCTCTCCCTGCCGCGCACCTCCTACGCCCAGATCAACGCGGGCCGGCGGATCTCCCGCTCCGAACTACGGCCGGGAGACCTGGTGTTCTTCTATCCCGGCATCAGCCACGTCGGCATCTACGTGGGCGGTGGCCGGATGATCCACGCCCCGAACCCGTCGGCTCCGGTCCGGCTGGCCCCGATCGACCAGATGCCGTTCGCTGGAGCGACCCGGGTGGTGTGAGGGGCGGGCCCGGGCGGGCCCGTAGGGGTCAGACCAGCCGGCGCGCGGTCGCCCAGCGGGTCAGCTCGTGCCGGTTGGACAGCTGGAGCTTGCGCAGGACCGCCGAGACATGGGACTCGACCGTCTTCACCGAGATGAACAGCTGCTTGGCGATCTCCTTGTAGGCGTAGCCACGGGCGATCAGGCGCAGCACCTCGCGTTCCCGCTGGGTGAGGCGGTCCAGGTCCTCGTCCACGGGCGGGGCGTCGGTCGACGCGAAGGCGTCCAGGACGAACCCGGCCAGCCGCGGGGAGAAGACGGCGTCGCCCTCCTGGACGCGGAAGATGGAGTCGATCAGGTCGGCGCCGGTGATGGTCTTGGTGACGTAGCCGCGGGCGCCGCCGCGGATCACCCCGATGACGTCCTCCGCGGCGTCCGACACGGACAGCGCGAGGAAGCGGACGGGCCGCTCGGCGTCGGCCGACAGCGCCGCGCACCGGCGCAGCACCTCCACCCCGCCGCCGCCCGGGAGGTGCACGTCGAGGAGGACCACCTCGGGCCGGGCGGCGGTGATGACCGCGACGGCCTGGTCGACGTCCGCGGCCTCGCCGACCACCTCGACGCCGGTCTCGGCGGTCTGGCCGATCTCGGCCTGGACGCCGGTGCGGAACATCCGGTGGTCGTCCACGAGAACCACCCGTACGTGCCGCCCGCCCGCGTCGGCACCGGGACCGCCGGACCCGGCCGCCTCCGCCGTCCCCGCCGTGCCGTTCGCCTCGGTCGCGTCGCTCATGACGTCTTCTCCGCCCTCTCCATCTCCAGCTCGACCTCGGTGCCGCCGCCGGGCACCGCCCGCAGCCGGGCCGTGCCGCCGTTGCGCTCCATGCGGCCGATGATCGATTCTCTGACACCCATGCGGTCGGCGGGTATCGCGTCGAGGTCGAAGCCGGGACCGCGGTCCCGTACGGAGACGAAGACCGACTTTCCCTCGACTTCGGCGTAGACCTGTACGGCACCGCCCTCGCCACCGTACTTGGCGGCGTTCACCATAGCCTCGCGCGCGGCTTGCGTCTGTGCCGCGGTCCTCTCGTCCAGGGGGCAGTCGCCGACGACGACCACCTCGATGGGCACGCCGTGCTTGTCCTCCACCTCGGCGGCGTTGCGCCGCACCGCCTCGGCGACCGTGCCGGGTTCGTCGGCCTCGTCCTTGCCGGTGCCCTCGGGTTTGTACAGCCAGGTGCGCAGGTCGCGTTCCTGGGCGCGGGCGAGGCGGCGCACCTCGCCCGCGTTCTCGGCGTTGCGCTGGATCAGGGTGAGGGTGTGCAGGACGGAGTCGTGGACGTGGGCGGCGACCTCCGCGCGTTCCTGGGCGCGGATGCGCATCAGGCGTTCCTCGGAGAGGTCCTGGGTCATGCGGACCAGGTAGGGACCGGCGAGCAGGGTGATGCCGACGAGGACGACGAGCGCGGCCTGCAGCACCGCGCCGAGGTGCGCGGCGGAGCCCTGGAGGACGAAGACCGCCGTGACACCGGCCGTGACGAGCAGGACGCCGCCGACCGTGCGCAGCAGGGTGAGGGTGCGGCGTCGGCGGCCGGCCTCGACCCAGCGGGCCCGGCGGGCGTTGTCCGCCTGGCGCCAGACGAGGGCGACGCCGGCCGCGACGAGCACGGCGGGCACCAGATAGGCCTTGGTCGCGCTGCCCAGGTCGACGCTGCCCACGAAGACCATGGAGACGACGACCATGAGGAGCAGGGCGGCGATCTGGCCGCGGTCCGGTTTGCGGGGCACCAGTCTGCGCCGGCCGTCCGGGAAGGTCTCCGTGCCCACCAGCGAGGACTTCTGGCCGCCGACGCCGCCGACGCCGAGCGGGACGAAGAACCAGAACGCGGCGTAGAGCAGCGCGCCGAGCCCGTCGGCCATGAGCAGGCCGGCGAAGACGAGCCGCACCCAGATGACGGGCAGCCCGAGATGCCCGGCGAGCCCCCGCGCCACTCCGCCGAGCCAGCGTCCGTCGCTGCTGCGGTAGAGCTTGCGCGGGGGCCGCGGGTCGTCGAGTGGCAGGCTTGCGGCTTCCGGCATGCCAACGATGGTCACACGGGCGGCGGGGCGGAGCATCAGGGTCGACCCCCCAGACGCCCCTGATCTTCCGCCGGGGCCGGTCGGGGTGGGCTGCTCGTGCGGTACGTCCCGGCGGGCGGTGCGGCTCGAACGCTTCCCCGCCTGGTCTCAGGGCCGATTTCAGGGTTGGCCCAGGGTCGTCCCGACTGCCGCCGGGGCGGCCGGGCGGTCACCATGGACGCATGACGGATCACGAGCACGCCGCGACGGGTCCGGGACCCGGCCCCGGCCCGCGCCCGGCCCCGGGCCCCGGGCCGACGGATGCCGCGCCCGCCGCGACGGAAGCGCCCGGAGCGGCCGGCGCCGGCTCCCGCACCGGCTTCCGCCCCGGTTCCCGGAGCGCCGGCCCCTCTCTCGCGCGGGACGCGGAGGGACAGGAGAGCCCCCGGCTCCCCGAGCGGTTCCGCCGCGACCGCGGACACAGGATGATCGCGGGCGTGTGCGCGGGACTCGGCCGGCAGACCGACATGGACCCGGTGATCTTCCGGATCACGCTGGCCGTGCTGTCCGCGACGGGCGGCCTGGGCCTCATCTTCTACGGCTTCGCCTGGCTGCTGGTGCCGTACGCGGACGAGGAGGAGAACGAGGTCCGCAAGCTGTTCACGGCCCGGGTCGACGGCCATGCGCTGGCCGCGGTGCTGTTCGCCCTGGTCGGCTGCGGAATCTTCCTGACCATGCTCAGGAACGGCGGGGTGCTGGCGTTCGCCGCGGTGCTCTCGCTGCTGCTCGCGGGCGCGGGGTACTGGTCGCGGCGCCGTGACGCCCCCGACCACGATCCGCTGGCGGCGCAGGCCGCCGCCGACGCACCCCCGGAGGCCCAGGCACCGCCGGTCGTCACCGCCTACCCCTCCTGGTGGCGGGACCCGATCGTCAAGGACGGCACCCATGTCGGCGGCACCGGCTATCTGTGGGGGCCCGGCGACGCCCGCGGACGGGACCTGACGTCGGCCCTGGACGTCGGCATCACCACCCCCTGGACGCACCCCGGGGCGATACCCGCGCCCGAGGCCAAGCCCCCGAGACCGCGCGGCCCGCGCTGGATCGGCGACTGGGTGGTCCTGCTCGCCCTGCTGGCGGGCGGCCTGGCCGCCTGGCTCGGCCGGCACACCCACCCGCTGGGCACCAGCCTCCAGACCGGCCTGGCCTGCGCGCTGGCGGTGTTCGGACTGGGCATAGCGCTCAGCGCGTTCCTGGGCCGGACGGGCGCCGGGACGGTGTTCCTGGCCGTGATCACGGCGGCCCTGCTCGCCGGGGCGGCGGCCCTGCCCCGGGACATCACCGCCGACTGGAAGGAGGCGTCCTGGAAACCGGCCGCGGTGGCGCGTGTGCGGGCCGGTTACGACCTCGGTACGGGGCGGGCCACGCTGGACCTGACCCGGGTCCGCCCGGCCACCGGGCGTTCGGTCGCCACGGACGCCCGGGTGGGCGCGGGGCGGCTGAAGGTGATCGTGCCGGCGGACGTGACCGTGCGGATGGACATCGATGTGGGGCTGGGCGACATCCGGTTGCCCGGGGACGGTGGAAAGGACGTGGACGTGCGGCCCGGCAGGCATCGGGATGTGACGCTGGCGCCGGCCAAGGCCGCGGCCAGGGGCTCGGGGACGCCGGGCACGCTGGATCTCACGCTCGGCGTCGGAGTGGGACAGGTGGAGGTCAGCCGTGCTGCGTCATGAGTTCCAGCCCGGGAGGCTGGTCGCCGGGCTCTGCCTCACCGGCATCGCCGCGGCCTACGCGGGGGACGCGGGCGGCCTGTGGGACACCCCGTGGTTCCTGATGGTTCCGCTGGTCGCGGGCGCCCTGTGTCTGGCCGGCGTCACGGCCGTGCTGGCCCGGGGGTTCCGCAGACGTCGCGGTGCCGCGGAGGGTCAGCGGTAGCCGCCGGGCCACCGCCGGGCGCGCCAGGCGGCGTCCACGGAGAAGTAGGGGGCTCCGGCCAGGATCAGGGGGAGCCAGGCCATCAGGTAGGCGAGGTCGTTTCCGTAGTAGTAGGGGGTGGTGGCCCAGCTCACCGTCAGCCAGAGACTGAGCGAGATCAGCGCGCCGCCGAGCGCGGCGAGGCGGCCGAGGAGACCGAGGAGGGTGGCGATGCCGACGGCCAGTTCACCGAGGGCGATGGTGTAGCCGAAACCGACCGGGCTCCTCAGGGCCAGGTCGATCAGGGCCGGGATCGCGGCGGAGTCGCGGGCCGCGCGCATGGTGTCGCCGATCGAGCCGGCGCCGGAGGAGTGCATGAAGGCGCTGTCGGTGAGCTTGTCCAGGCCGGCGTAGGCGAAGGTGACGCCCAGGAAGAGGCGAAGTGGCAGCAGGGCGTAGTGGGTGGCGGTGTCGCGGAGGCCGCGGGGCTCGTTCAGCCGGGGAATGCGCGTATCCGTCCGC comes from Streptomyces sp. SCL15-4 and encodes:
- a CDS encoding PspC domain-containing protein, whose amino-acid sequence is MTDHEHAATGPGPGPGPRPAPGPGPTDAAPAATEAPGAAGAGSRTGFRPGSRSAGPSLARDAEGQESPRLPERFRRDRGHRMIAGVCAGLGRQTDMDPVIFRITLAVLSATGGLGLIFYGFAWLLVPYADEEENEVRKLFTARVDGHALAAVLFALVGCGIFLTMLRNGGVLAFAAVLSLLLAGAGYWSRRRDAPDHDPLAAQAAADAPPEAQAPPVVTAYPSWWRDPIVKDGTHVGGTGYLWGPGDARGRDLTSALDVGITTPWTHPGAIPAPEAKPPRPRGPRWIGDWVVLLALLAGGLAAWLGRHTHPLGTSLQTGLACALAVFGLGIALSAFLGRTGAGTVFLAVITAALLAGAAALPRDITADWKEASWKPAAVARVRAGYDLGTGRATLDLTRVRPATGRSVATDARVGAGRLKVIVPADVTVRMDIDVGLGDIRLPGDGGKDVDVRPGRHRDVTLAPAKAAARGSGTPGTLDLTLGVGVGQVEVSRAAS
- the pcrA gene encoding DNA helicase PcrA, yielding MSSLFDDSFLADLQTPRGHEEVPPPPEDDHAPEPIPDDLFGGKFDLPPDRDTHYRDGAPRPALDAAALLEGLNENQRAAVVHAGSPLLIVAGAGSGKTRVLTHRIAHLLAERNVHPGQILAITFTNKAAGEMKERVEQLVGPRANAMWVMTFHSACVRILRRESKKLGFTSSFSIYDAADSKRLMALVCRDLDLDPKRFPPKSFSAKISNLKNELIHEEDFAAQAADGFEKTLAQAYALYQSRLREANALDFDDLIMTTVNLLRAFPDVAEHYRRRFRHVLVDEYQDTNHAQYALVRELVGTGERAGEADTPPDEHDIPPAELCVVGDADQSIYAFRGATIRNILQFEEDYPDATTILLEQNYRSTQTILSAANAVIERNESRRPKNLWTNAGQGARITGYVADTEHDEAQFVADEIDRLVDAGEARASDVAVFYRTNAQSRVFEEVFIRVGLPYKVVGGVRFYERKEVRDVLSYLRVLANPEDSVPLRRILNVPKRGIGERAEAMIDALAQREKISFPQALKRVDEAYGMAARSTNAVKRFNTLMEELRTIVESGAGPATVLEAVLERTGYLAELQSSTDPQDETRIENLQELAAVALEFEQERGEGEQGTLSDFLEQVALVADSDQIPDEEDGGGVITLMTLHTAKGLEFPVVFLTGMEDGVFPHMRALGQTKELEEERRLAYVGITRARERLYLTRSALRSAWGQPSYNPPSRFLEEIPPAHVEWKRTGATAAAPASGIAASLSSTRSRSSASGASGFATRRTAEKPTVALSVGDRVTHDQFGLGTVVAVKGTGANAEATVDFGDTKPKRLLLRYAPVEKL
- a CDS encoding response regulator transcription factor encodes the protein MSDATEANGTAGTAEAAGSGGPGADAGGRHVRVVLVDDHRMFRTGVQAEIGQTAETGVEVVGEAADVDQAVAVITAARPEVVLLDVHLPGGGGVEVLRRCAALSADAERPVRFLALSVSDAAEDVIGVIRGGARGYVTKTITGADLIDSIFRVQEGDAVFSPRLAGFVLDAFASTDAPPVDEDLDRLTQREREVLRLIARGYAYKEIAKQLFISVKTVESHVSAVLRKLQLSNRHELTRWATARRLV
- a CDS encoding PspC domain-containing protein, which encodes MPEAASLPLDDPRPPRKLYRSSDGRWLGGVARGLAGHLGLPVIWVRLVFAGLLMADGLGALLYAAFWFFVPLGVGGVGGQKSSLVGTETFPDGRRRLVPRKPDRGQIAALLLMVVVSMVFVGSVDLGSATKAYLVPAVLVAAGVALVWRQADNARRARWVEAGRRRRTLTLLRTVGGVLLVTAGVTAVFVLQGSAAHLGAVLQAALVVLVGITLLAGPYLVRMTQDLSEERLMRIRAQERAEVAAHVHDSVLHTLTLIQRNAENAGEVRRLARAQERDLRTWLYKPEGTGKDEADEPGTVAEAVRRNAAEVEDKHGVPIEVVVVGDCPLDERTAAQTQAAREAMVNAAKYGGEGGAVQVYAEVEGKSVFVSVRDRGPGFDLDAIPADRMGVRESIIGRMERNGGTARLRAVPGGGTEVELEMERAEKTS
- a CDS encoding NlpC/P60 family protein; the protein is MAAHRKPPQRPLTGHTVRTAATLALAGAATVTCFDGTGHAEPQLTPAQVKVRVETLYREAEAATEKYNGAKEEADAAQRRLSALQDQTARRRMRLDAARNALGSIAAAQYRDGAIDPAWQLALSSDPDRYLDGAAFAERAGDRQAAAVSRVRGQLREIERLRGAARIEVKSLRSRQAELRRQKRTVTGKLDEARRLLGRLTPRERAEATADAGAPAGRVSRSAADPRESLERAGSVLAPGGRAAVAVAYAYGKLGSPYVWGATGPNAFDCSGLVQAAYRAAGLSLPRTSYAQINAGRRISRSELRPGDLVFFYPGISHVGIYVGGGRMIHAPNPSAPVRLAPIDQMPFAGATRVV
- a CDS encoding DoxX family membrane protein, which translates into the protein MTQGMRTDTRIPRLNEPRGLRDTATHYALLPLRLFLGVTFAYAGLDKLTDSAFMHSSGAGSIGDTMRAARDSAAIPALIDLALRSPVGFGYTIALGELAVGIATLLGLLGRLAALGGALISLSLWLTVSWATTPYYYGNDLAYLMAWLPLILAGAPYFSVDAAWRARRWPGGYR